One Elusimicrobiota bacterium genomic region harbors:
- a CDS encoding transposase: MLEELLNGAKRNSRGRRLLTSEQKAVIVQEWEKSGLKSSEFSRRYGILAGQLHRWRNNAMRGATMGIKTEGDLYTRVELDSLRKENEELKKALGEASLDIKILKKKLETDAQKRFMERSKNGPSILG, from the coding sequence ATGCTGGAAGAACTATTGAACGGAGCGAAACGAAATAGCCGAGGACGGCGCCTTTTGACAAGCGAGCAAAAAGCGGTTATTGTTCAGGAATGGGAGAAATCGGGATTGAAATCGTCCGAATTCTCCCGCCGCTACGGGATCCTGGCTGGGCAACTCCATCGGTGGCGGAATAATGCGATGAGAGGGGCGACCATGGGAATTAAAACCGAAGGGGATCTCTACACACGGGTGGAATTGGACAGCCTGCGCAAAGAGAATGAGGAATTGAAAAAAGCACTGGGCGAGGCGAGCCTGGACATCAAGATCCTAAAAAAAAAGTTAGAGACGGATGCGCAAAAGCGGTTCATGGAGAGGTCCAAAAATGGGCCATCGATTTTGGGGTGA
- a CDS encoding prepilin-type N-terminal cleavage/methylation domain-containing protein: MACFTKSKGFTLIELMLVSVIIGLLSAIAIPKMADLIWKAKEASVKGKLGSLRSALVCNRLNFRTS, translated from the coding sequence ATGGCCTGCTTCACGAAGTCAAAAGGATTCACCCTAATCGAACTGATGCTTGTATCGGTGATCATTGGCCTATTGAGCGCCATTGCCATACCGAAAATGGCGGATTTAATCTGGAAAGCAAAAGAAGCGTCCGTTAAGGGAAAACTTGGTTCTCTTCGGAGCGCACTTGTTTGTAATCGGTTGAATTTTCGAACCAGTTAG
- a CDS encoding IS3 family transposase, translated as KICGDRPTYGVPRVRRIAERDYGEKMSYHRVYSIMEEEGLLISKTLGQQSRREHTGKISVEEPNTRWASDITSIKLWDGLKARFTYVLDCCDRSIIAWRLGLRMQAVDIEQMIEEAILTRFSKDQIRAPGLEFLHDNGPEYVEKVFRKRLLEWDVVDCHTPSYSPESNGICEAFNGTFKRDYVYQGNLDNIEVLRKQIEKWVVDYNTFAPHSALGMKTPAEFFKLMQAA; from the coding sequence GGAAAATCTGTGGGGATCGGCCCACATACGGGGTCCCGCGAGTGCGGCGAATTGCGGAGCGGGATTATGGGGAAAAGATGAGCTATCATCGGGTTTACTCGATCATGGAAGAGGAAGGGTTACTTATTTCCAAGACGCTTGGCCAACAAAGCCGGCGGGAACACACGGGTAAAATCAGCGTAGAGGAACCCAACACACGATGGGCGAGCGATATCACAAGCATCAAACTGTGGGATGGGTTGAAAGCCCGGTTTACATACGTTCTGGATTGTTGCGATCGGTCCATTATCGCATGGCGGCTGGGTCTTCGAATGCAGGCGGTGGATATTGAGCAAATGATTGAGGAGGCGATCCTGACCCGATTTTCAAAGGATCAAATCCGGGCACCGGGGCTGGAGTTCCTGCATGATAACGGTCCCGAATATGTGGAGAAGGTGTTTCGCAAAAGGTTACTGGAATGGGATGTGGTGGATTGTCACACCCCAAGTTATTCTCCGGAATCAAACGGAATATGTGAAGCCTTTAACGGGACATTCAAGCGGGATTATGTGTATCAGGGAAATCTGGACAACATTGAAGTGCTAAGAAAACAAATAGAAAAGTGGGTGGTGGACTACAACACCTTCGCCCCCCATTCGGCGTTGGGGATGAAGACCCCAGCGGAGTTTTTTAAACTAATGCAGGCGGCCTAA
- a CDS encoding aminoacetone oxidase family FAD-binding enzyme — protein MTLQGLTVLVVGGGAAGMMAALVAAERGGRVVVLERLGQPGKKILLTGNGRCNITNTRLESAFYHGAPFSFTDRVLRSFPPPLTMEFFKSLGLVCVEEEGGRVYPSCGQASAVLSVLRFEMERRNVQVHCGAEVRRLSSDEKTFKAETKDGRSFLADRVIVAAGGKAYPQLGSDGSGFDLLAALGHRVIPPFPVLVQLNLQGSFLKEVDGVRFNGGAAVVSHGQVMREEVGEIQLTSYGASGIPIMDLSRAAGECLRDKRPAHLELRLLPNRAPQDILADVQNRISSRHDETLERALVGIVHNKIIPVLIQMAGFKNRHVACRQAPAQNVENLAGLLNRWSFLITGTQAWDRAHATAGGVDSTEIDPGTLRSKIVPGLFLAGEVVDVDGDCGGFNLQWAWSSGYVAGLHAATP, from the coding sequence ATGACTTTACAGGGTTTGACAGTTTTGGTGGTGGGTGGGGGGGCGGCGGGGATGATGGCGGCTCTCGTTGCGGCGGAGCGGGGGGGGCGGGTGGTTGTGTTGGAGCGGCTGGGTCAGCCGGGGAAGAAAATTCTTCTGACCGGGAACGGTCGGTGCAACATTACCAACACGCGGCTGGAGTCTGCTTTCTATCATGGGGCTCCGTTTTCGTTTACGGATCGGGTGCTTCGGTCGTTTCCTCCTCCCTTAACCATGGAATTCTTTAAATCCTTGGGATTGGTTTGCGTGGAAGAAGAGGGGGGGCGGGTTTATCCGTCTTGTGGGCAGGCTTCGGCTGTGTTGAGCGTTCTGCGGTTTGAAATGGAACGGCGAAATGTGCAGGTTCACTGTGGGGCGGAAGTCCGCCGTCTTTCTTCGGATGAGAAAACGTTTAAAGCGGAAACCAAGGACGGTCGATCGTTTTTGGCGGACCGAGTGATTGTGGCCGCTGGGGGGAAGGCGTATCCCCAATTGGGGTCCGATGGCTCTGGGTTCGATCTCCTGGCCGCCTTGGGCCATCGGGTAATCCCCCCCTTCCCTGTTTTGGTGCAACTTAATTTGCAGGGGTCTTTCCTTAAAGAAGTGGACGGCGTTCGTTTTAATGGGGGGGCCGCGGTTGTATCCCATGGTCAAGTCATGCGGGAAGAGGTTGGTGAAATTCAACTGACGAGCTATGGGGCGTCGGGGATTCCTATCATGGACCTGAGCCGCGCGGCGGGGGAATGTCTTCGAGACAAGCGCCCCGCCCACTTGGAACTGCGACTTCTTCCGAACCGCGCTCCCCAGGACATTTTGGCGGACGTGCAAAACCGAATTTCATCCCGTCACGATGAAACCTTGGAACGCGCCCTGGTGGGGATTGTTCACAACAAGATCATTCCCGTTCTCATTCAAATGGCAGGATTTAAAAATAGGCATGTTGCCTGTCGCCAGGCCCCGGCTCAAAATGTGGAGAATTTGGCGGGGTTGTTAAACCGTTGGTCGTTCCTCATCACGGGGACGCAAGCGTGGGATCGGGCCCACGCCACGGCGGGTGGTGTGGATTCAACGGAAATAGATCCGGGGACACTGAGATCCAAAATTGTCCCTGGGCTCTTTCTGGCGGGCGAGGTGGTCGATGTGGACGGCGATTGCGGTGGGTTCAACTTGCAATGGGCTTGGTCTTCGGGGTATGTGGCGGGCCTTCATGCCGCCACCCCTTAG